In Candidatus Flexicrinis affinis, the following proteins share a genomic window:
- a CDS encoding LCP family protein: MRRIVFALLLAVLTLTAAAPAAAQGRWDGNSRFTILVMGMDRRPGARDTLNTRTDAMLVVSVDPTTNKIGVLHIPRDLHLAALDSDSLIRANTLMIRGESIQEGYGPFYAMDTIGYNLGIFIDGFIAFDFEAFITLVDALGGVEVTINYAISDPTYPDMNYGFDPFFLSSGTHLLDGRTALKFARTRHGDNDYLRGERQMQVFKALGLKATDGSVLPDLLLQAPQLMESLDGHVYTDLTVDELAPLALFAAFVPVEYVVTGSLSGRYIATVQVPGTTERVQTPNRTVLEDLMRETFGADYAG; encoded by the coding sequence ATGCGCCGCATTGTCTTCGCTTTACTTCTGGCTGTCTTAACGCTAACCGCAGCCGCCCCGGCCGCCGCACAAGGGCGTTGGGACGGCAACAGCCGCTTCACCATTCTCGTCATGGGCATGGATCGCCGCCCCGGCGCGCGCGACACGCTCAATACCCGCACGGACGCCATGCTGGTCGTCAGCGTCGACCCGACGACCAACAAGATCGGCGTGCTGCACATCCCGCGCGACCTGCATTTGGCCGCGCTCGACAGCGACTCGCTGATCCGCGCCAATACGCTGATGATCCGCGGCGAGTCGATTCAGGAAGGCTATGGCCCGTTCTATGCGATGGACACGATCGGCTACAACCTCGGTATTTTCATCGACGGCTTCATCGCCTTCGACTTCGAAGCGTTTATCACACTGGTCGATGCGCTCGGCGGCGTCGAGGTCACGATTAACTATGCGATCAGCGACCCGACCTACCCGGACATGAACTACGGCTTCGACCCGTTTTTCCTTTCGTCCGGCACACATCTGCTGGACGGCCGCACGGCGCTCAAGTTTGCGCGCACCCGGCACGGCGATAACGACTACTTGCGCGGTGAACGCCAAATGCAGGTGTTCAAGGCGCTCGGCTTGAAGGCGACCGATGGCTCGGTGCTGCCCGACCTGCTGCTGCAAGCCCCACAGTTGATGGAGTCGCTCGACGGGCATGTCTATACCGATCTGACCGTGGACGAACTGGCGCCGCTGGCGCTGTTCGCAGCCTTCGTTCCGGTCGAGTACGTAGTGACCGGCAGCCTGAGCGGACGGTACATCGCGACGGTGCAGGTGCCGGGCACGACCGAACGCGTGCAAACCCCGAACCGCACTGTGCTCGAAGACCTGATGCGCGAAACGTTCGGCGCCGACTACGCGGGATAG